Proteins encoded in a region of the Pseudomonas viciae genome:
- a CDS encoding GlcG/HbpS family heme-binding protein: protein MSALTLKVALGLAGQALAAGREVSAAPLTVAVLDSGGHLITLQREDGASLLRPPIAIGKAWGAIALGKGSRLLAQDAQQRPAFFAALNGVGQGSVVPAPGGVLIRDQDGKVLGAIGVSGDVSDLDEQVAVRAVEGVGLLADAGATA from the coding sequence ATGAGCGCTCTAACCTTGAAAGTCGCCCTTGGCCTGGCGGGGCAGGCCCTAGCCGCAGGTCGTGAAGTCAGCGCTGCACCGCTGACCGTCGCGGTCCTCGACAGCGGCGGACACCTGATCACCTTGCAGCGCGAAGACGGCGCCAGCCTGCTTCGCCCACCAATCGCCATCGGCAAAGCCTGGGGCGCCATCGCCTTGGGCAAAGGCTCACGCCTGTTGGCCCAGGACGCCCAGCAACGCCCAGCGTTCTTTGCGGCTTTGAATGGGGTGGGTCAGGGCAGCGTCGTGCCGGCACCGGGTGGGGTGTTGATCAGGGACCAGGATGGGAAAGTGCTTGGGGCGATTGGTGTCAGTGGGGATGTTTCGGACCTTGATGAGCAGGTGGCGGTCAGGGCTGTGGAGGGGGTGGGGTTGCTGGCAGATGCGGGGGCTACTGCTTGA
- a CDS encoding TetR/AcrR family transcriptional regulator, translating into MSTIRERNKALILRAASEEFADKGFAATKTSDIAAKAGLPKPNVYYYFKSKENLYREVLESIIEPILQASTPFNADGVPGEVLSNYIRSKIRISRDLPFASKVFASEIMHGAPHLSPDLVEQLNAQARHNIDCIQTWIDRGQIAPIDPNHLMFSIWAATQTYADFDWQISAVTGKAKLDEADYEAAAQTIIRLVLKGCEVS; encoded by the coding sequence ATGAGCACTATCCGCGAGCGCAACAAAGCATTGATCCTGCGTGCCGCCAGCGAGGAATTTGCCGACAAGGGCTTCGCCGCGACCAAGACCAGCGACATCGCGGCCAAGGCCGGCCTGCCCAAACCCAACGTCTATTACTACTTCAAATCCAAGGAAAACCTCTACCGCGAGGTCCTGGAAAGCATCATCGAACCGATCCTCCAGGCCTCGACACCGTTCAATGCCGACGGCGTGCCGGGTGAAGTGCTGAGCAACTACATCCGCTCCAAAATCCGCATCTCCCGCGACCTGCCCTTCGCCTCGAAAGTCTTCGCCAGCGAAATCATGCATGGCGCCCCCCACCTGAGCCCCGACCTGGTGGAGCAACTCAACGCCCAGGCCCGGCACAACATCGACTGCATCCAGACCTGGATCGACCGCGGCCAAATCGCCCCGATCGACCCCAACCACCTGATGTTCAGCATCTGGGCCGCGACCCAGACCTATGCCGATTTCGACTGGCAGATCAGCGCGGTGACCGGCAAAGCGAAGCTCGATGAAGCGGATTATGAAGCGGCGGCACAGACGATTATTCGGTTGGTGTTGAAGGGGTGTGAGGTGAGCTGA
- the gcl gene encoding glyoxylate carboligase — protein sequence MSKMRAIEAAVLVMRREGVDTAFGIPGAAINPLYSALQKVGGIDHVLARHVEGASHMAEGYTRTKAGNIGVCIGTSGPAGTDMVTGLYSASADSIPILCITGQAPRARLHKEDFQAVDITSIVKPVTKWATTVLEPGQVPYAFQKAFYEMRSGRPGPVLIDLPFDVQMAEIEFDIDTYQPLPLAKPAANRAQVEKALAMLNQAERPLLVAGGGIINADASELLVEFAELTGIPVIPTLMGWGTIPDDHPLMVGMVGLQTSHRYGNATLLKSDVVLGIGNRWANRHTGSVEVYTEGRRFIHVDIEPTQIGRVFTPDLGIVSDAASALAVFIEVAREWQVAGKLKDRSAWLQDCQQRKASLQRKTHFDNVPVKPQRVYEEMNQVFGKDTCYVSTIGLSQIAGAQFLHVYKPRHWINCGQAGPLGWTIPAALGVVKADPSRKVVALSGDYDFQFMIEELAVGAQFKLPYIHVVVNNSYLGLIRQAQRGFDMDYCVQLSFDNLNAPELNGYGVDHIAVAEGLGCKALRVFEPSGIQPALRQAQAMIEEFKVPVIVEIILERVTNISMGTEINAVNEFEDLALVGNDAPTAISLLD from the coding sequence ATGAGCAAAATGAGAGCAATCGAAGCCGCCGTCCTGGTGATGCGCCGTGAAGGCGTGGACACCGCCTTCGGCATCCCGGGTGCTGCTATCAACCCGCTGTACTCTGCCCTGCAAAAGGTCGGCGGCATCGATCATGTCCTCGCTCGCCACGTTGAAGGCGCCTCGCACATGGCCGAGGGCTACACCCGCACCAAGGCCGGCAACATCGGCGTGTGCATCGGCACCTCGGGGCCGGCCGGCACCGACATGGTCACCGGGCTCTACAGCGCATCGGCCGACTCGATCCCGATCCTGTGCATCACCGGGCAAGCGCCCCGCGCCCGACTGCACAAAGAAGATTTCCAGGCTGTGGATATCACCAGCATCGTCAAACCGGTGACCAAGTGGGCAACCACCGTGCTGGAACCAGGCCAGGTGCCGTACGCATTCCAGAAAGCCTTCTATGAGATGCGCTCTGGCCGTCCAGGTCCGGTGCTGATCGACCTGCCCTTCGATGTGCAGATGGCCGAGATCGAATTCGACATCGACACCTACCAGCCATTGCCGCTGGCCAAACCCGCCGCCAACCGCGCGCAGGTCGAAAAGGCCCTGGCGATGCTCAATCAGGCGGAGCGCCCGCTGCTGGTGGCCGGTGGCGGCATCATCAACGCCGACGCGAGCGAACTGCTGGTGGAGTTCGCCGAGCTGACCGGCATTCCAGTCATTCCTACATTGATGGGCTGGGGCACTATCCCCGACGATCACCCGCTGATGGTCGGCATGGTCGGCCTGCAAACCTCCCACCGCTACGGCAACGCCACGCTGCTCAAGTCGGACGTGGTGTTGGGCATCGGCAATCGGTGGGCCAACCGTCATACCGGTTCGGTGGAGGTCTACACCGAGGGTCGCAGGTTCATTCATGTGGACATCGAGCCGACCCAGATCGGCCGGGTGTTCACCCCCGACCTGGGTATCGTTTCCGACGCGGCTTCGGCGCTGGCGGTGTTCATCGAAGTGGCCCGCGAATGGCAAGTCGCCGGCAAGTTGAAAGACCGCAGCGCCTGGTTGCAAGACTGCCAACAGCGCAAGGCCAGCCTGCAGCGCAAGACTCACTTCGACAACGTGCCGGTCAAGCCACAGCGGGTGTACGAAGAAATGAACCAGGTGTTCGGCAAGGACACCTGCTACGTCAGCACGATCGGCCTGTCGCAGATCGCCGGGGCGCAGTTCCTCCACGTGTATAAGCCGCGCCACTGGATCAACTGCGGCCAGGCAGGCCCATTGGGCTGGACCATTCCCGCCGCGCTGGGGGTGGTCAAGGCCGATCCGAGTCGCAAGGTCGTGGCGCTGTCGGGTGACTATGATTTCCAGTTCATGATCGAAGAGCTGGCGGTGGGTGCGCAGTTCAAGCTGCCGTATATTCACGTCGTGGTGAACAACTCCTACCTGGGGCTGATTCGCCAGGCCCAGCGCGGGTTTGACATGGACTACTGCGTGCAACTGTCCTTCGACAACCTCAATGCACCGGAGCTCAACGGTTATGGCGTGGACCACATCGCCGTGGCCGAAGGCCTGGGATGCAAGGCGCTGCGGGTGTTCGAGCCGTCCGGCATCCAACCGGCGCTGCGCCAGGCCCAGGCGATGATCGAGGAATTCAAGGTGCCGGTGATTGTCGAGATCATCCTGGAGCGGGTCACCAATATCTCCATGGGCACCGAGATCAACGCCGTCAACGAGTTCGAAGACCTGGCGCTGGTGGGCAACGATGCACCGACAGCCATTTCGCTACTTGACTGA
- a CDS encoding DUF808 domain-containing protein, protein MAGSSLLVLIDDIATVLDDVALMTKMAAKKTAGVLGDDLALNAQQVSGVRAERELPVVWAVAKGSFINKLILVPSALAISAFVPWLVTPLLMVGGAYLCFEGFEKLAHKFLHSPAEDQAEHAQLVEAVADPAVDLVAFEKDKIKGAVRTDFILSAEIIAITLGTVADAPLTQQVIVLSGIAIVMTVGVYGLVAGIVKLDDLGLWLTQKPGQAAKSIGGAILRAAPYMMKSLSVIGTAAMFLVGGGILTHGVPVVHHWIEGVAASAGGAGFIVPMLLNAVAGIVAGAAVLVGVLAVGKVWKALKG, encoded by the coding sequence ATGGCCGGAAGCAGTTTGCTGGTATTGATCGACGATATCGCCACCGTGCTCGACGACGTTGCGTTGATGACCAAGATGGCCGCCAAGAAAACCGCCGGGGTACTCGGCGATGACCTGGCGCTCAATGCCCAGCAAGTCTCTGGTGTGCGTGCCGAGCGGGAGCTGCCGGTGGTCTGGGCAGTGGCCAAGGGGTCGTTTATCAACAAGTTGATCCTGGTGCCGTCGGCGCTGGCGATCAGCGCTTTCGTGCCATGGCTGGTGACGCCGTTGTTGATGGTGGGTGGCGCCTACTTGTGTTTCGAAGGGTTCGAAAAACTGGCCCACAAGTTCCTCCACAGCCCGGCCGAAGACCAGGCTGAACATGCGCAACTGGTCGAGGCCGTGGCTGATCCGGCGGTCGATCTGGTGGCCTTTGAAAAGGACAAGATCAAAGGCGCGGTACGCACTGACTTTATTCTTTCAGCGGAAATCATCGCCATTACCCTCGGCACCGTCGCCGATGCGCCGCTGACCCAGCAGGTAATCGTGTTGTCGGGCATCGCCATCGTCATGACCGTTGGTGTCTACGGCCTGGTGGCCGGCATCGTCAAGCTCGATGACCTGGGCCTCTGGCTGACACAGAAGCCAGGACAAGCCGCCAAAAGCATCGGCGGCGCCATCCTGCGTGCCGCGCCCTACATGATGAAAAGCCTGTCGGTGATCGGCACGGCGGCGATGTTCCTGGTGGGCGGCGGCATCCTCACCCATGGTGTGCCGGTGGTGCATCACTGGATCGAAGGCGTGGCAGCCAGTGCCGGCGGCGCTGGGTTTATCGTGCCGATGTTGCTCAATGCGGTGGCGGGGATCGTCGCGGGGGCAGCGGTGTTGGTGGGTGTGCTGGCGGTCGGCAAAGTCTGGAAGGCGCTGAAAGGCTAA
- a CDS encoding serine/threonine protein kinase — protein MLRSLRFAAFAGGLILSASALAVDIDAASYGYPLTNPFEATIATTPPDLRPELPAIEDINQADHSLTLRPEREFILPDNFWPVKSLTYRMATQDKPAPLIFLIAGTGARYDSTLNEYLKQLYYKAGYHVVQLSSPTSFDFMSAASRFATPGISKEDAEDMYRVMQAVRAQNPKLPVTEYYLTGYSLGALDAAFVAHLDETRRSFNFKKVLLLNPPVNLYTSITNLDKLVQTEVKGINNTTTFYELVLNKLTRYFQQKGYIDLNDALLYDFQQSKQHLSNEQMAMLIGTSFRFSAADIAFTSDLINRRGLIIPPKFPITESTSLTPFLKRALQCDFDCYLTEQVIPMWRARTDGGSLLQLVDQVSLYALKDYLQASPKIAVMHNADDVILGPGDLGFLRKTFGDRLTVYPLGGHCGNLNYRVNSDAMLEFFRG, from the coding sequence ATGCTCCGTTCCTTGCGCTTCGCTGCCTTCGCCGGCGGCCTTATTCTGAGTGCGTCCGCGCTGGCGGTGGATATCGATGCCGCCAGCTACGGCTACCCCCTGACCAACCCGTTCGAGGCGACCATCGCCACCACGCCGCCGGACCTGCGCCCGGAGCTGCCAGCGATCGAGGACATCAATCAGGCGGATCACAGCCTGACCCTGCGCCCGGAGCGCGAGTTCATCCTGCCGGACAACTTCTGGCCGGTGAAAAGCCTCACCTACCGCATGGCCACCCAGGATAAACCCGCGCCGCTGATCTTCCTGATCGCCGGCACCGGTGCACGCTACGACAGCACCCTCAACGAATACCTCAAGCAGCTTTACTACAAGGCCGGCTACCACGTGGTGCAGCTGTCATCGCCCACCAGCTTCGACTTCATGAGTGCCGCTTCGCGCTTCGCCACGCCGGGTATTTCCAAGGAAGATGCCGAGGACATGTACCGGGTGATGCAGGCCGTGCGCGCGCAGAACCCGAAACTGCCGGTGACCGAGTATTACCTCACCGGCTACAGCCTCGGCGCCCTGGACGCAGCCTTCGTCGCGCACCTGGACGAAACCCGACGCAGTTTCAACTTCAAGAAAGTGTTGCTGCTGAACCCACCGGTGAACCTCTACACCTCGATCACCAACCTGGACAAACTGGTCCAGACCGAGGTCAAGGGCATCAACAACACCACCACCTTCTATGAACTGGTGCTGAATAAGCTGACCCGCTACTTCCAGCAAAAAGGCTACATCGACCTCAACGATGCCCTGCTCTACGACTTCCAGCAGTCCAAGCAACACCTGAGCAACGAGCAGATGGCGATGCTGATCGGCACCTCATTCCGTTTCTCGGCAGCCGACATCGCCTTCACCTCGGACCTGATCAACCGTCGCGGCCTGATCATCCCGCCGAAATTCCCGATCACCGAAAGCACCAGCCTGACACCGTTTCTCAAGCGCGCGCTGCAATGCGACTTCGACTGCTACCTGACCGAGCAGGTGATCCCGATGTGGCGTGCGCGCACTGACGGCGGCAGCCTGTTGCAACTGGTCGACCAGGTCAGTCTGTACGCGCTGAAGGATTACCTGCAGGCCAGCCCGAAGATTGCCGTCATGCACAATGCCGATGACGTGATCCTTGGCCCAGGCGACCTGGGCTTCCTGCGCAAGACCTTTGGTGACCGCTTGACGGTTTACCCACTGGGCGGTCACTGCGGCAACCTTAACTACCGCGTCAACAGCGACGCCATGCTGGAGTTCTTCCGTGGCTAA
- a CDS encoding 2-hydroxy-3-oxopropionate reductase, with protein sequence MAKIGFIGTGIMGHPMALNLQKAGHSLFLSQHHDAAPADLLAGGAVALANPKEVAQEAEFIIVMVPDTPQVDDVLFRADGVAAGVSAGKVVIDMSSISPTATKAFAAKINAKGAQYLDAPVSGGEVGAKAATLSIMVGGDSAAFERALPLFQAMGKNITLVGGNGDGQTAKVANQIIVALNIQAVAEALLFAAKNGADPAKVREALMGGFASSKILEVHGERMIKGTFDPGFRISLHQKDLNLALQGAKELNINLPNTANAQQVFSTCAAIGGSNWDHSALIKGLEHMANFSIRDK encoded by the coding sequence ATGGCTAAAATCGGATTCATCGGCACCGGCATCATGGGCCACCCCATGGCATTGAACCTGCAAAAGGCCGGTCACAGCCTGTTCCTGTCCCAGCACCACGACGCGGCCCCGGCCGACCTGCTGGCCGGTGGCGCGGTGGCGTTGGCCAACCCGAAGGAAGTGGCCCAGGAAGCCGAGTTCATCATCGTCATGGTTCCGGACACCCCGCAGGTCGATGATGTGCTGTTCCGCGCCGATGGCGTGGCAGCCGGTGTGAGTGCGGGCAAGGTGGTGATCGACATGAGTTCGATCTCCCCCACCGCCACCAAGGCGTTCGCGGCGAAGATCAATGCAAAAGGCGCGCAGTACCTCGACGCCCCGGTGTCCGGCGGTGAAGTCGGCGCCAAGGCCGCGACGCTGAGCATCATGGTCGGTGGCGACAGCGCCGCCTTCGAGCGTGCCCTGCCGCTGTTCCAGGCCATGGGCAAGAACATCACCCTGGTGGGCGGCAACGGCGACGGTCAGACGGCGAAAGTGGCGAATCAGATCATCGTCGCCCTGAACATCCAGGCCGTGGCCGAAGCCCTGTTGTTCGCCGCGAAAAACGGCGCCGACCCGGCCAAGGTCCGCGAAGCGCTCATGGGCGGCTTCGCTTCATCGAAGATCCTGGAAGTGCACGGCGAGCGCATGATCAAGGGCACCTTCGACCCGGGTTTCCGCATCAGCCTGCACCAGAAAGACCTGAACCTGGCCCTGCAAGGCGCCAAGGAACTGAACATCAACCTGCCCAATACCGCCAACGCCCAGCAAGTGTTCAGCACCTGCGCGGCCATTGGCGGCAGCAATTGGGACCACTCGGCGCTGATCAAGGGGTTGGAGCATATGGCCAATTTCTCCATCCGCGACAAATAA
- a CDS encoding VacJ family lipoprotein encodes MAKYLLLIAALMSAGMVHADNSKANAPVVVDSDGFKEPLSKLKFNPGLDQREFERSTLNALNVYDPLESWNRRVYHFNYRFDQWVFLPVVDGYQYITPSFVRTGVSNFFNNLGDVPNLMNSLLQFKGKRSMETTARLLLNTTVGIAGLWDPATAMGLPRQSEDFGQTLGFYGVPGGAYFVLPIFGPSNLRDTSGLLVDYTAESAINFLNVSEVSGNHPELLLLRAVDKRYQTSFRYGQLNTPFEYEKVRYVYTESRKLQIAE; translated from the coding sequence GTGGCTAAATATCTCCTGCTTATCGCTGCGTTAATGAGTGCCGGCATGGTCCACGCCGATAACAGCAAGGCCAACGCGCCTGTGGTGGTGGATTCCGACGGTTTCAAGGAGCCGCTGAGCAAGCTCAAGTTCAACCCGGGGTTGGACCAGCGCGAGTTCGAACGCTCGACCCTCAACGCCCTGAACGTCTATGACCCGCTGGAATCCTGGAACCGTCGGGTCTACCACTTCAACTACCGCTTCGACCAATGGGTATTCCTGCCCGTCGTTGATGGCTACCAATACATCACCCCAAGCTTCGTGCGCACCGGAGTGAGCAACTTCTTCAATAACCTTGGGGACGTGCCGAACCTGATGAACAGCCTGCTGCAATTCAAGGGCAAGCGTTCGATGGAAACCACGGCGCGACTGCTGCTCAACACCACCGTTGGCATCGCCGGCCTGTGGGACCCGGCCACCGCCATGGGCCTGCCGCGCCAGAGCGAAGACTTCGGCCAGACCCTGGGTTTCTACGGTGTACCCGGTGGCGCGTACTTCGTACTGCCGATCTTCGGTCCGTCGAACCTGCGCGATACCTCGGGCTTGCTGGTGGACTACACGGCCGAATCGGCGATCAACTTCCTGAACGTCTCCGAAGTCAGCGGCAACCACCCGGAGCTGCTGCTCCTGCGCGCCGTGGACAAGCGCTACCAGACCAGCTTCCGCTATGGCCAGCTGAACACGCCGTTCGAGTATGAGAAGGTGCGTTACGTGTACACCGAGTCGCGTAAGTTGCAGATTGCCGAGTAA
- the hyi gene encoding hydroxypyruvate isomerase, giving the protein MPRFAANLSMLFTELDFLARFEAAAKAGFTGVEYLFPYDYSSAELKALLQAHGLTQVLFNLPAGDWAKGERGIACLPDRVEEFRSGVDLAIAYAQVLGNTQVNCLAGICPQNCDTALVEKTFVANLKYAAEKLQAKGIKLVMEAINTRDIPGFYLNNTAQALSIREQVGSANLFLQYDIYHMQIMEGDLARTLSAHLGEINHVQLADNPGRNEPGTGEINYHFLFEHLDRIGYQGWVGCEYKPLTSTEAGLGWLKTHNAI; this is encoded by the coding sequence ATGCCACGCTTTGCAGCCAACCTGTCCATGCTGTTCACCGAGCTGGATTTCCTCGCCCGTTTCGAAGCCGCCGCCAAGGCCGGTTTCACAGGCGTCGAATACCTGTTCCCTTACGACTACAGCTCCGCCGAGCTCAAGGCGCTGCTCCAGGCCCATGGCCTGACCCAAGTGTTGTTCAACCTGCCGGCCGGCGACTGGGCCAAGGGCGAGCGCGGCATTGCCTGTCTGCCGGACCGGGTTGAAGAGTTCCGCTCGGGCGTTGACCTGGCGATCGCTTATGCCCAGGTGCTGGGCAACACCCAGGTCAACTGCCTGGCCGGGATTTGTCCGCAGAACTGCGATACGGCCCTGGTGGAGAAAACCTTCGTCGCCAACCTGAAATACGCCGCCGAGAAGTTGCAAGCCAAAGGCATCAAGCTGGTGATGGAGGCCATCAACACCCGCGACATCCCCGGCTTCTACCTGAACAACACCGCCCAGGCCCTGTCGATCCGCGAGCAGGTGGGCAGCGCCAACCTGTTCCTGCAATACGACATCTACCACATGCAAATCATGGAAGGTGACCTGGCCCGAACGCTGTCGGCGCACTTGGGCGAGATCAACCACGTGCAACTGGCCGACAACCCGGGGCGCAACGAGCCGGGCACGGGCGAGATCAACTATCACTTCCTGTTCGAACACCTGGACCGCATCGGCTACCAGGGCTGGGTCGGCTGCGAATACAAGCCACTGACCAGCACCGAAGCGGGATTGGGCTGGTTGAAAACCCATAACGCGATCTGA